The Coffea arabica cultivar ET-39 chromosome 9c, Coffea Arabica ET-39 HiFi, whole genome shotgun sequence nucleotide sequence AGGTttctttcattcacttgtgtgtttctttgtttaattttgtttggtTGTGCAGAACTCGATGATAGATTGCATTATTGGTGTGTCTGATCCTGAGAAATGGCATTCTGAGGTATGCAGTTGGATTGCTTTGTGCTGCATCTTTATTTATATTGCTTTATGTCTCTCATGAACTCGGTGAACCATGCTGATTTGTCTACTCCCTGTTTTAAATGAAGAACTTGAAGATGAATAGGAATCACTATGCTTCATGGTTGGTGCACTTCGGTGGTGCAGGGCTGGTGCTACTCTTGCTTGATTTTTGACTAagatttacttatttaatttgGTTTAAGTTGAATTATATAAATGATTTCGATCATATGATAATAGATTGCTGGCGTAGCTGATGATATTGGCGTTGGCGTGCACTTCAATCCATTTGTTTCGTTGAATGATAAGGTATCTACCATTTCAAATGAATGcgtatatttttcttttgtccGTCGAAAACATATAGAGTGTATGGTTTTGGTTGATGATATGAGCTGGCATGTGTCTCTTTTGTGTGCTTTTAGTGCGAGGAATTGAACACACCACAACTCTGTGAAGTTCAAGTGGTTGTTGACTTACATTTACATGGGTTCTATCAATGCCTTGCGGTATATCTTTCTTGTAATTTTACCTTTAACTGATTTTGGCAGATGTATAAGTATGGAGTTGTTAGAATGGATGACTTGATTAACGACATTCTGGGATGGCAGAGATTCTACCTTTGTGGCCGCTTGCAAAAACCTGTATGTTTTATTTCAAATTGCTCCAATTTTCAATGAATTGCTTTTTCTGGTAGGACTTGGCTTGTGAAGTTTTCATGGAAATGTTTTCCATTATACTTAAATTTAGAAAATGTCcatttgcatttcatctttaaatgcttaataagttGCACTGAAGCTTATATCACATTCGAATATATCATTTTGCTTGTAGGTAAATATCATCATGGATAGTTTGGATCTTGAAAATCTGAATCACATTAATCTGAGGGCTGCAACTTCTGCTGCTCTTCTCCTTTTGCCATCCAAGTTTACAGAGGTTTGCTGGTTTGTGATGTTTTATGTTTGATTCATAAACTTATCTTCTGTCTTCTAAAAATTGGCATGTTTTGCAGGAGGATCTATATGCCAAAATATGTAGCCTATCATATATGGGCGACTTAAGAATGCTCTTTGCTGAAGACAAAAATAAAGTAAGCTGATTGAAACTCTGGGAGATTTGCAGTAGATATGGCTTTTGGTAGCACAAGAAAAGCTCTATCTTCTCCTTCTACACGTCTTTTGTCACATGGAATTATCAACAGCTTACagatcctttcttttcttgttggtTTTATCATACAAGATGGACATGGCTTCTGTTTCTGGCACCTATTTTGACAAAGTTTAAACATATATCTTTCCTCGATTCTTAATCAAATCAATAGTTTTCTCCAATGTTTTATTTTGTGTGCTATATCACCAACTAGGTACTAGTTTAAGAAACAGCAGACTTTGGCTCTCCTGATGGCATTAAGTTGTGCACTTCTCACAATATTTTCCCCTAACAAGTAGGGCTGGATCCTGAAATCCTTGTTGGTGTTCTGAACGATCATTGGCAGCGTCCTTGGTATTTAGACCATGTAAGTCGAGTTATTAAGGGCTTCTGTGTAAGGTACCAATCATAGGAGTGGATCAAATATAGCGATTCTTATAAGCCAGTTGATACTTTATCTAGTTATAGCATCAGCTGTCAAActgatttaaattttgtcttCAAGTGATGTTCCTTTCTTAACAGTAGGACTGATTAGACTTGACAGGCTGGGGTCCACTTGTTCTTGTGGTTGAGTTGGAGGTCAGGTTTATGCCCGCCTCCATTCCTGAAATTCTCTAAGTTCTTGAAAAAGTGCCAGAGAACCATGCCTAAAGCTCCACCATCAAAGGTGTTATTCCCTGAAATAAATTTTTAGAAATGACTTTTATATGGCATAGCTGTAAGCTTGAGAAGATTTAGGGCGATGCTggttcttttgtttatttgagTATCATCATTCTATTTAACAGAAATGCCAATCTGTCCACAGGTGAAAAAGATTGTCCAAGGGCAGTTCAGTTTGTTTCATAGAATGTATAACCCTTTCCTTGAAGAATATGCTGCCAAGGACTTGTTGAGACTTTCATCTTCTGGTGATGCTCAAGTAACTATATCTCAGGTAGGTATGTCTAAATTTTTTAGCTAGCTACATGAATTTAACTCATTCTTCCAGTTCTTGTTATCtttcaattcaattttttttgttaaacgTTTAAACTCAACTCAATTTTCCCTCACCTATCATTTCTGTGATCAAGTTATGTCCTCTAGCTTGCCAAAAATATTGGCTTGGACAATCAGTAGTCGGGACCTCTTCACTGATTGACTTTGTAATTGAATGCTGTATGACTAGCATCATTGTGTTTTCTTTGAAAAGGTCAAATCTTATTGATGTTATCTGGCATGTAGTACACTTTTCTGTTTGTTCTTTGAAATGGAACACTTTTTGTCATCTATGTTAAGCATTCAATTTATCAAGTTTCAAATGACTGTCGACTGTCAGCTGCTTCTCACTTGTCTGAGCTTCTAAGGGAAACTTCTGATTTCTCAGATTTTCTTTATTGAGGCTATATTAGGTTTCATGTGATTTAAAGCAGTCTAAGTTGGTGTACTTTTCTCTAGAGTCTGTTTACAAGATTGGTTGCGTCTGTATCGGATATTCTCTACTTGTGACCAGTGAAATTTGATGCTACGTAGTCTGAAAGTGCATGTTTATAGTCAAACCTGGTCTCAGAGGATCTGATATTTAtgtattgaatttgaaattcaactttcgCACATATGTCATGGATCCAATggtaatagtgtatacactatcagtgtatataatttttactttttttctaATATATACTTTGAACTGTTAAAATAAGGATTGTGGGTCATCTGCTGCTTCAAAATTTGTCTCTTCTCTTCCACCACCAATCAGAAGTCAAATGGGgataaaacttggagagaagaAAATACTGGATGAATTGGGTATGgacctcattcattcatttgtttAGTTGGTCTTGGTATGATGTTACTTATTTTATGGATTAATGTGTCACTTGCTCTACAAGTTGTTGACTTGGACCTCCACGTGGCCTTTTGTGTATACAACTAAGTTATATGGCATTTGGTTTGTAGgtcgagttaaacaacaagttgTAATTGGTTCAAAAGAAGAGGCTGCACAGTGTATGCAGAAGCTTCTTAGGAACAAAGTTATGATTTCAAGTGCAAGGCAGGCTGTTGCTGGCCTATTGACAGTTGGTGTATTTGGCGGAGCTCGATATGTTAGTAAAAAAATGCAGAAGGCCTGGAAATCTTAGATATAATCTCCATTCAGAGAACCAAGGAGTTGAAGGGGCTCTACCATTTGTGAAGACCTGCCCAGTCCATTTTTTATTGTCTAAGATGGTCagggaagaagaaggaaaagacaGAGAAAAAGAAGGCTCCCTCCTGCACCTGAAGTCAAAATCCTTAAGGAGAGTGATACAAGAACATATTTCTCCTTTTGATGAAATAGGTCCGAAGAACAATTTTGAGAGAATGATGGTCGGGAAGGGTcaaccaaagaaaagaaaatgtgctTTACGTGTATGTCTTTTGTAGACGCAGATGAAGCGACGGTAAATGTGGATCAAATAGCAAGTTTTCGTCTGTGAACAGCGAACATGTTAAGCCTACGAAAATTGCTATTAGAACATGGATTTTGTACAACAGGAATTTCATTGTTAGACATGATGAAGAAGCTTTGTGGTAAATCTGGCCGATGAGTGCCCAACATTTTGTATTCCTGCCTGTGAACAAAGGCAAAAAACAGCTCGAGAAGGAATCCTTCAATCTCCAGATATCAGTTAATTGTCTCTTTACAATCAGATGTCTGCAAATAGAAGTCCTGTTTCTCTCAATTGCAAAAACCATTTCAGAGATGGTTGTCATTGCTTCTATAATCTTAGCTTCTGTACAAAAAGACTTACTTGTTGCTGCAATTGTCATAGTACTTGTTGCTGTTGTGGCAACAGACTACTTTTATTACTCTACTAATCTAATTTTTACCAAAGTTTATAAAGTCGGAATCCTGCATCTGCACCACATCATTTTGCAGGATCAGATCGTAGAATAATACACGatcctacccaaaaaaaaaaaaaaaatgcagatgcAACATGAGCATGGGGAGAAGAACACATTTACACCATTATCCTctttttcattggaaaatatttcaagtCAATGAATGAAATTCTCACCATGATCCTCTCGTTTATATGATCACCATTCTAACTGAAATTTTATCCGTTCTTGTTTGTATTCACAAAAACGTTACATTATTTTTTCCCCTAGATTGTTTTGTGTCAGCTACTACTCTTCCATTAATTATCTCAAGTCATCCTAATTTTTCGTGGTTACTCacttctgatttttcttttcttgccacTTCAAACATATTTCAGAATACCCTTATCAATAACTATGCTTGGGAATGCTgagaaaatttaaaagaaaatccgtaagaaaaatgaaataagggagataataaatgataataataatagaaaacTACCcaataaacatttttttttttgggtaaacaacaaaaaagtTCTATGTGATATGGCTATCTTACAGAAAAACTCCTTGTGATTTTAAATCATACGTGTTGGTATCTTATGATTCGAAATGGATGAAAATCgttaaaataaatggttttgaGTGAAATGACAGAAATGCTCTAATGGTATAAGCAAAAATAAcctaaaacaaatgatttttgattCATTAGTTTTATTCACTAATAATATAAGCAAAAAAGTTGATTTCTAcaagtttggagcaaatttgAAGAAGAATCATAGTTGTTTTATTAAGGTATGAGGGGCAAAATGGGTATTTCAGGTCAAAATTTACCTTAAAAAGCTATTTTTTGGAAGAATCGCACGCATTTCCAGCATGTTTACATCAAACACATTAAATTTAACAATTTCTGTTAATTTTTTTACTTTATATCAAATCATGAGGTACTGATGTGTATAATTTAAAATCATATGAGACTTTTCTATAAAATAGCTATACTAGGAGTAGGCCTGTCAACTGTCCGAATCCGTCAAATAATTTCGGGTACGGGTAGGTATATAATTCTGTTACCTGAACctggatccggatccgttttatCAAACATAAAAACGGATTAGATACGAATATATTCCGATCCTTATTCGACCCGGATCCgaatataatttaattaataatttaaaaaaatatatttatcacTATAATACTCCAACTTTACTTCAATTTGTTATCCAAACAGGCTAAACCCTGATACCCCATTTTAGACAAGCGCCGCAtgtctctctcactctctcttctcttttgttgTTCCCAATTTTAGCCGTACCCTTTTCAAGCTTCAAAGAGGAGCAAGGCAAAATCTAAGCTTCCAGTCCATCGCCTCTCTTTCTCATCGGCCCCGGGCCATTAGTtaaaaggaaggaaggaaagaaGCGGTTG carries:
- the LOC113708664 gene encoding uncharacterized protein isoform X1, which encodes MEPAHDNDKSENEKSGAELNGLLEILPPVEFCCVYGSTLHPNNLDKNSMIDCIIGVSDPEKWHSENLKMNRNHYASWLVHFGGAGLIAGVADDIGVGVHFNPFVSLNDKMYKYGVVRMDDLINDILGWQRFYLCGRLQKPVNIIMDSLDLENLNHINLRAATSAALLLLPSKFTEEDLYAKICSLSYMGDLRMLFAEDKNKVKKIVQGQFSLFHRMYNPFLEEYAAKDLLRLSSSGDAQVTISQDCGSSAASKFVSSLPPPIRSQMGIKLGEKKILDELGRVKQQVVIGSKEEAAQCMQKLLRNKVMISSARQAVAGLLTVGVFGGARYVSKKMQKAWKS
- the LOC113708664 gene encoding uncharacterized protein isoform X2; protein product: MEPAHDNDKSENEKSGAELNGLLEILPPVEFCCVYGSTLHPNNLDKNSMIDCIIGVSDPEKWHSENLKMNRNHYASWLVHFGGAGLIAGVADDIGVGVHFNPFVSLNDKMYKYGVVRMDDLINDILGWQRFYLCGRLQKPVNIIMDSLDLENLNHINLRAATSAALLLLPSKFTEEDLYAKICSLSYMGDLRMLFAEDKNKVKKIVQGQFSLFHRMYNPFLEEYAAKDLLRLSSSGDAQVTISQVGLWVICCFKICLFSSTTNQKSNGDKTWREENTG
- the LOC113708664 gene encoding uncharacterized protein isoform X3; its protein translation is MYKYGVVRMDDLINDILGWQRFYLCGRLQKPVNIIMDSLDLENLNHINLRAATSAALLLLPSKFTEEDLYAKICSLSYMGDLRMLFAEDKNKVKKIVQGQFSLFHRMYNPFLEEYAAKDLLRLSSSGDAQVTISQDCGSSAASKFVSSLPPPIRSQMGIKLGEKKILDELGRVKQQVVIGSKEEAAQCMQKLLRNKVMISSARQAVAGLLTVGVFGGARYVSKKMQKAWKS